The Micromonospora sp. WMMD961 genome has a segment encoding these proteins:
- the cimA gene encoding citramalate synthase: MTFQVFDTTLRDGAQREGLTYSVVDKLAVARLLDEFGVGFIEGGWPGAVPKDTEFFRRARTELALRHAVLVAFGATRKAGVAVADDPQVRALLDAQTPAVALVAKADSRHVERALRTTGAENLAMIHDTVSHLVREGRRVFVDGEHFFDGYRHDPAYGAAVVQTALAAGAERMVLCDTNGGMLPSQVTSVIGDLTDKLGIDAGLLGMHAQNDTSCAVANTIAAVEAGVRHVQGTANGYGERPGNADIFAVVANLQLKLGLPVLPEGCLAQMVRVSHAIAEIANIAPDTHQAYAGAAAFAHKAGLHASAIKVDPLLYNHVDPSVVGNDMRILITEMAGRASVELKSRELGLDLAGSPEALTRVTKRVKELEAGGWSFEAADASFELLVRSELPEGGPARPFTLESYRVLVEHREDGAVVSEATVKIRVRGERVIATAEGNGPVNALDEALRVGLARHYPQLRDFELADYKVRILEGSHGTGAVTRVLLETANGTGRDWTTVGVHPNVVEASWHALVDALTYGLAPTPV; encoded by the coding sequence ATGACGTTCCAGGTCTTCGACACGACGTTGCGCGACGGCGCCCAACGCGAGGGGCTCACCTACTCGGTGGTCGACAAGCTGGCCGTGGCCCGGCTGCTCGACGAGTTCGGCGTCGGCTTCATCGAGGGTGGCTGGCCGGGCGCGGTGCCCAAGGACACCGAGTTCTTCCGCCGGGCGCGCACCGAACTGGCCCTGCGGCACGCCGTGCTGGTCGCGTTCGGAGCCACCCGCAAGGCAGGTGTCGCGGTCGCCGACGACCCCCAGGTAAGGGCCCTACTCGACGCGCAGACACCGGCGGTGGCACTGGTCGCCAAGGCCGACAGCCGGCACGTCGAACGCGCGCTGCGCACCACCGGCGCGGAGAACCTCGCGATGATCCACGACACCGTCAGCCACCTCGTCCGCGAGGGCCGGCGGGTCTTCGTCGACGGCGAACACTTCTTCGACGGCTACCGGCACGACCCCGCGTACGGCGCGGCGGTGGTGCAGACCGCGCTCGCCGCCGGTGCCGAGCGGATGGTGCTCTGCGACACCAACGGCGGAATGCTGCCGTCCCAGGTGACCTCCGTGATCGGTGACCTCACCGACAAACTCGGCATCGACGCGGGGCTGCTCGGCATGCACGCCCAGAACGACACCTCCTGCGCCGTGGCCAACACGATCGCCGCCGTGGAGGCCGGTGTCCGCCACGTCCAGGGCACCGCCAACGGGTACGGCGAACGGCCCGGCAACGCCGACATCTTCGCGGTCGTCGCCAACCTCCAACTCAAGCTGGGCCTGCCCGTCCTACCGGAGGGCTGCCTGGCGCAGATGGTGCGGGTCTCGCACGCCATCGCCGAGATCGCCAACATCGCCCCCGACACCCACCAGGCGTACGCCGGGGCCGCCGCCTTCGCCCACAAGGCAGGGCTGCACGCGAGCGCGATCAAGGTGGACCCGTTGCTCTACAACCACGTCGACCCGTCGGTGGTGGGCAACGACATGCGGATCCTGATCACCGAGATGGCCGGCCGGGCCAGCGTCGAGCTCAAGAGCCGTGAACTCGGCCTGGACCTGGCCGGCAGCCCGGAGGCGCTGACCCGGGTCACCAAGCGGGTCAAGGAGTTGGAGGCGGGTGGTTGGTCCTTCGAGGCCGCGGACGCCTCCTTCGAGTTGCTGGTCCGCTCCGAGTTGCCGGAGGGCGGCCCGGCCCGACCGTTCACCCTGGAGTCGTACCGGGTGCTGGTCGAGCATCGAGAGGACGGCGCGGTGGTCTCCGAGGCGACCGTGAAGATCCGGGTACGCGGTGAGCGGGTGATCGCCACCGCCGAGGGCAATGGCCCGGTCAACGCGCTCGACGAGGCGCTGCGGGTGGGCCTGGCTCGGCACTACCCGCAGCTGCGCGACTTCGAGCTGGCCGACTACAAGGTGCGCATCCTGGAGGGCAGCCATGGCACCGGCGCGGTGACCCGGGTGCTGCTGGAGACCGCCAACGGCACCGGCCGGGACTGGACCACTGTGGGTGTGCACCCCAACGTGGTCGAGGCCAGCTGGCATGCCCTAGTAGATGCCCTCACCTACGGCCTGGCCCCCACCCCCGTCTAA
- a CDS encoding tyrosine-protein phosphatase: MGHGPTGRYRVNVDAIDDSRHVSLPATFNFRDVGGYLGHGDRPVRSGRLYRSDSLHRLTESDRDAFAAIGVRTVIDLRRPTEVERDGRVPAYQGLTYRHIHPEHDDWSGTPHEEGASLARYLADRYADLAQTGTAGLAEAVGLIADSANAPVVVHCVAGKDRTGIVCALTLAVLGVDDADITADYALSSEASARYSAWLASVTPDEADVPAPFLASPAEAMQIFLDELRAGHGSVEAYLRHAGVTDEQLAALRDHLLNEA; encoded by the coding sequence GTGGGACACGGACCCACCGGCCGTTACCGTGTGAACGTGGACGCCATCGACGACAGCCGCCATGTCTCGCTCCCAGCCACCTTCAACTTCCGCGACGTCGGTGGGTACCTCGGCCACGGCGACCGGCCGGTCCGCAGTGGCCGCCTCTACCGCTCCGACTCGCTGCACCGCCTCACCGAATCCGACCGGGACGCCTTCGCCGCGATCGGCGTCCGCACCGTCATCGACCTGCGCCGCCCCACCGAGGTGGAGCGCGACGGCCGGGTGCCGGCCTACCAGGGGCTGACCTACCGGCACATCCACCCGGAGCACGACGACTGGTCGGGTACGCCGCACGAGGAGGGCGCCAGCCTCGCCCGGTACCTCGCCGACCGCTACGCCGACCTGGCCCAGACCGGCACCGCCGGGCTGGCCGAGGCGGTCGGGCTGATCGCCGACTCCGCCAACGCCCCGGTGGTGGTGCACTGCGTAGCCGGTAAGGACCGCACCGGGATCGTCTGCGCGTTGACGCTCGCCGTGCTCGGCGTCGACGACGCCGACATCACCGCGGACTACGCGCTCAGCAGCGAGGCGTCGGCCCGATACAGCGCGTGGCTGGCCTCCGTCACCCCGGACGAGGCGGACGTGCCGGCGCCGTTCCTGGCCTCCCCCGCCGAGGCGATGCAGATCTTCCTCGACGAACTGCGTGCCGGGCACGGGTCGGTCGAGGCGTACCTGCGGCACGCCGGGGTGACCGACGAGCAGCTCGCCGCCCTTCGCGACCACCTGCTGAACGAGGCGTAG
- a CDS encoding PRC-barrel domain containing protein, giving the protein MDRIDPHATHAGPDPLRGGDQGTVSGGAPAGTFDPWRYRDHAGVADADLVGYKVEATDGGIGKIDSASHEVDGSYLVVDTGPWIFGKKVMLPAGTVNQVDHDQRTVSVDRTRDQIKAAPEYDETSHSDPSYRDRLGGYYDETYGALPPGTAR; this is encoded by the coding sequence ATGGACAGGATCGATCCGCACGCCACCCACGCCGGGCCGGACCCGCTGCGCGGCGGCGACCAGGGCACGGTGTCCGGGGGCGCGCCCGCCGGCACCTTCGACCCCTGGCGTTACCGGGACCACGCCGGGGTGGCCGACGCCGACCTGGTCGGCTACAAGGTCGAGGCCACCGACGGTGGAATCGGCAAGATCGACAGCGCCAGCCACGAGGTGGACGGCAGCTACCTGGTCGTGGACACCGGCCCGTGGATCTTCGGCAAGAAGGTGATGCTGCCGGCCGGCACCGTCAACCAGGTCGACCACGACCAGCGCACCGTCTCCGTCGACCGCACCCGGGACCAGATCAAGGCCGCCCCGGAGTACGACGAGACCAGCCACAGCGATCCGAGCTACCGGGATCGGCTGGGCGGCTACTACGACGAGACGTACGGCGCTCTCCCGCCTGGCACGGCACGCTGA
- a CDS encoding branched-chain amino acid aminotransferase, with protein sequence MSGGDKLDFEIRPNPAPVSAADRAALLANPGFGRVHTDHMVTIRYAEGKGWYDARVEARGPIPMDPASAVLHYAQEIFEGLKAYRTADGGVTMFRPDANAARFVASAQRMAMPVLPPEVFVDSLHKLIEIDQEWIPTGEDGSLYLRPFMFASEVFLGVRPANEYLYLVIASPVGAYFTGGVKPVTVWVSPDYTRAAPGGTGAAKCGGNYAASLAAQAEAIEAGCDQVVFLDAVERRFVDELGGMNVFFVYDDNTVVTPPLTGTILPGITRDAIMTLAAAAGHQVEERPVSFTDWQADAASGRLREVFACGTAAVVTPIGGVRFPDGEFLIGGGEPGRVTMSLRQQLVDIQRGKAADAHGWVQRVL encoded by the coding sequence ATGAGCGGTGGTGACAAGCTCGACTTCGAGATCCGTCCGAATCCCGCGCCGGTATCCGCCGCCGACCGGGCCGCCCTGCTGGCCAACCCCGGGTTCGGTCGCGTCCACACCGACCACATGGTCACCATCCGCTACGCGGAGGGCAAGGGCTGGTACGACGCCCGGGTGGAGGCGCGTGGCCCGATCCCGATGGACCCGGCCAGCGCCGTGCTGCACTACGCGCAGGAGATCTTCGAGGGGTTGAAGGCGTACCGGACGGCCGACGGCGGCGTGACGATGTTCCGGCCGGATGCCAACGCGGCCCGGTTCGTCGCGTCGGCACAGCGGATGGCGATGCCGGTGCTGCCGCCCGAGGTGTTCGTCGACTCGCTGCACAAGCTCATCGAGATCGACCAGGAGTGGATCCCCACCGGCGAGGACGGCAGCCTCTACCTGCGGCCGTTCATGTTCGCCAGCGAGGTGTTCCTCGGCGTCCGCCCGGCCAACGAATACCTCTACCTGGTGATCGCCTCTCCGGTCGGGGCGTACTTCACCGGTGGCGTCAAGCCGGTCACGGTCTGGGTCTCCCCGGACTACACCCGGGCCGCACCCGGCGGCACCGGCGCGGCCAAGTGCGGTGGCAACTACGCCGCGTCGCTGGCCGCCCAGGCGGAGGCCATCGAAGCCGGCTGCGACCAGGTGGTCTTCCTGGACGCGGTGGAGCGCCGCTTCGTCGACGAGTTGGGCGGCATGAACGTCTTCTTCGTCTACGACGACAACACGGTGGTCACCCCGCCGCTGACCGGCACGATCCTGCCCGGCATCACCCGCGACGCGATCATGACGCTCGCGGCGGCGGCCGGGCACCAGGTCGAGGAACGGCCGGTCAGCTTCACCGACTGGCAGGCCGACGCGGCCAGCGGTCGACTCCGGGAGGTGTTCGCCTGCGGCACCGCCGCGGTGGTCACCCCGATCGGTGGGGTCCGCTTCCCGGACGGCGAGTTCCTGATCGGTGGGGGCGAGCCCGGCCGGGTCACCATGTCGCTGCGTCAGCAGTTGGTCGACATCCAGCGCGGCAAGGCCGCCGACGCGCACGGGTGGGTGCAGCGGGTCCTCTGA
- a CDS encoding carboxymuconolactone decarboxylase family protein produces MGLDAIRAALPGYAKDIALNLSSTIGTSTLTPAQTWGTALACAVTARNALVLREIAAEALGHLGPEGVEAAKAAAAIMAMNNVYYRAKHLVGDERYASMPARLRMQVTARPGVDKGDFKVWCLAVSAIAGCGVCLELHEKALRGRGFTAEQLHDALRIAAVVHAAAVTLDAEAALA; encoded by the coding sequence ATGGGCCTGGACGCGATCAGGGCGGCCCTGCCCGGGTACGCCAAGGACATCGCACTCAACCTGAGTTCCACCATCGGCACCTCGACGTTGACCCCGGCGCAGACCTGGGGCACCGCCCTGGCGTGCGCGGTGACGGCCCGAAACGCGCTGGTGTTGCGGGAGATCGCGGCCGAGGCGCTGGGACACCTCGGGCCGGAGGGTGTCGAGGCGGCCAAGGCCGCCGCTGCGATCATGGCGATGAACAACGTCTACTACCGGGCCAAGCACCTCGTCGGTGACGAGCGGTACGCCTCGATGCCGGCCCGGCTGCGGATGCAGGTCACCGCCCGGCCCGGCGTGGACAAGGGTGACTTCAAGGTGTGGTGCCTCGCGGTGTCGGCGATCGCCGGCTGCGGGGTGTGCCTGGAGTTGCACGAGAAGGCCCTGCGTGGCCGAGGTTTCACCGCTGAGCAGCTGCACGACGCACTGCGGATCGCCGCCGTGGTGCACGCCGCTGCGGTCACGCTGGACGCCGAGGCCGCCCTGGCCTGA